Proteins co-encoded in one Arthrobacter globiformis genomic window:
- a CDS encoding GntR family transcriptional regulator — MTETVTAPAAESIADGTAGSKSEQAYQAIKARIVEGTYTPGYRLVLAAIAKDLGFSVVPVREAIRRLEAEGLVKFERNVGATVAGIDPTEYLYTMQTLSIVEGAATALSAPLVGEADIARARAVNAEMRECLKHFDPVRFTRLNQDFHSVLFEHCPNPHILDLVHRGWNRLASLRSSTFRFVPGRAHESVDEHEALLKLIETGADADTIEKAARLHRSATLDAYLSQTNPKDHTP; from the coding sequence ATGACTGAAACAGTCACCGCCCCCGCTGCCGAGAGCATTGCTGACGGCACCGCCGGCAGCAAGTCCGAGCAGGCCTACCAGGCCATCAAGGCGCGGATCGTGGAAGGCACCTATACGCCCGGCTACCGGCTGGTCCTGGCCGCCATTGCCAAGGACCTCGGGTTCAGTGTTGTCCCGGTCCGGGAAGCGATCCGCCGGCTCGAGGCCGAAGGCCTGGTGAAGTTTGAACGCAACGTCGGGGCCACTGTGGCGGGCATCGACCCCACCGAGTACCTCTACACGATGCAGACCCTGAGCATCGTGGAGGGTGCGGCCACGGCATTGTCCGCGCCGCTGGTCGGCGAAGCGGACATTGCCCGCGCCCGGGCAGTGAACGCCGAGATGCGGGAGTGCCTGAAGCACTTCGACCCCGTCCGTTTCACCCGGCTCAACCAGGATTTCCACAGCGTCCTGTTCGAGCACTGCCCCAACCCGCACATCCTGGATCTTGTCCACCGCGGCTGGAACCGGCTGGCATCGCTGCGGTCCTCAACGTTCCGCTTTGTTCCCGGCCGGGCCCACGAGTCCGTGGACGAACACGAGGCCCTGCTGAAGCTCATTGAAACCGGCGCCGACGCCGACACCATCGAAAAAGCAGCACGACTCCACCGCAGCGCCACCCTGGACGCGTACCTCTCCCAAACCAACCCCAAAGACCACACTCCTTAA
- a CDS encoding fumarylacetoacetate hydrolase family protein produces the protein MEQVNDDTLAAARKVIAVHINYPSRAAQRGRTPAQPSYFLKPSSSLSLTGAAVERPAGCELLGFEGEIAIIIGKAARRVEVEDAWGHVAAVTASNDLGVYDLRYADKGSNLRSKGGDGFTPVGPALIPADGVDPANLRIRTWHNGELVQDDTTEDLLFPFARLVADLSQLLTLEEGDIILTGTPAGASVAVPGDVLEVEVSTADGELSTGRLTTTVKEGTTAFADFGARPKADDLQREEAYGSREAAGLPAVSSGAGESALTPELKAKLESVCTATLSSQLRKRGLNNVSIDGLTATRPEKRVVGLARTLRYVPNREDLFKTHGGGFNAQKRAIDSVNEGEILVMEARGEKGTGTIGDILALRAQVRGAAAIITDGGVRDFSAVAAMELPTYYSNPHPAVLGRRHIPWDTDITIACGGTTVQPGDIIVADSDGILVIPPALAEEVANDSVAQEREEVFIAEMVEQGHSVDGLYPLNAAWRARYEEWEAGKAND, from the coding sequence TTGGAGCAGGTCAACGACGACACCCTGGCAGCAGCACGCAAGGTGATCGCGGTGCACATCAACTACCCCAGCCGTGCAGCCCAGCGCGGCCGGACGCCGGCGCAGCCCTCCTACTTCCTGAAGCCGTCGTCGTCGCTGTCCCTGACCGGCGCCGCCGTCGAACGCCCGGCCGGCTGCGAACTCCTCGGCTTTGAGGGCGAGATCGCCATCATCATCGGCAAGGCCGCCCGCCGCGTCGAGGTCGAGGACGCCTGGGGCCATGTCGCCGCGGTCACGGCCAGCAACGACCTCGGCGTGTACGACCTCCGCTACGCGGACAAGGGCTCCAACCTCCGGTCCAAGGGCGGCGACGGCTTCACCCCGGTGGGCCCGGCACTGATTCCGGCAGACGGCGTCGACCCCGCCAACCTGCGCATCCGCACCTGGCACAACGGGGAACTGGTGCAGGATGACACCACCGAAGACCTGCTCTTCCCGTTCGCCCGGCTCGTGGCGGACCTGTCCCAGCTGCTCACCCTCGAGGAGGGGGACATCATCCTCACCGGCACGCCCGCCGGCGCCTCGGTCGCCGTGCCCGGCGATGTGCTGGAGGTGGAGGTAAGTACCGCCGACGGCGAGCTGAGCACCGGCCGCCTCACCACCACAGTTAAGGAAGGGACGACGGCGTTCGCTGACTTTGGTGCCCGGCCCAAGGCCGATGACCTGCAGCGCGAAGAGGCGTACGGCTCGCGCGAAGCCGCTGGCCTTCCCGCCGTGTCTTCAGGGGCAGGGGAATCTGCCCTGACCCCGGAGCTGAAGGCCAAGCTGGAGAGCGTCTGCACCGCCACGCTGTCCTCCCAGCTGCGCAAGCGCGGCCTTAACAACGTCAGCATCGACGGACTCACCGCCACCCGTCCGGAGAAGCGCGTGGTGGGCCTGGCCCGGACCCTGCGCTACGTGCCCAACCGTGAGGACCTCTTCAAGACACACGGCGGCGGTTTCAATGCCCAGAAACGCGCCATCGACTCAGTCAATGAGGGCGAGATCCTGGTCATGGAGGCCCGCGGCGAGAAGGGCACCGGGACCATCGGCGACATCCTGGCCCTGCGCGCCCAGGTCCGCGGCGCCGCGGCCATCATTACCGACGGCGGCGTCCGGGACTTCTCCGCCGTGGCCGCCATGGAGTTGCCCACCTACTACTCCAACCCGCACCCTGCGGTGCTGGGCCGCCGCCACATCCCGTGGGACACGGACATCACCATCGCCTGCGGCGGCACCACCGTGCAGCCCGGCGACATCATCGTGGCGGACTCGGACGGCATCCTGGTGATCCCGCCGGCCCTGGCCGAGGAAGTCGCCAACGACTCGGTCGCCCAGGAACGCGAAGAGGTTTTCATCGCCGAAATGGTCGAGCAGGGCCACAGCGTGGACGGGCTCTACCCGCTCAACGCTGCTTGGCGTGCCAGGTATGAGGAATGGGAAGCAGGCAAAGCCAATGACTGA
- the hpaE gene encoding 5-carboxymethyl-2-hydroxymuconate semialdehyde dehydrogenase: MTTPVETAAKHYVPENPPTHIQHYINGKFVDSVGGKTFDVLDPVSNQNYATAAAGQKEDIDLAVAAAREAFVNGPWPKMKPRERARVLNRIADAVEAQEARLAELETFDTGLPITQAKGQALRAAENFRFFADLIVAQFDDAMKVPGSQINYVNRKPIGVAGLITPWNTPFMLESWKLAPALATGNTVVLKPAEFTPLSASLWATIFKEAGLPDGVFNLVNGLGEEAGDALVKHPDVPLISFTGETTTGQTIFRNAAANLKGLSMELGGKSPCVVFADADLDAAIDSALFGVFSLNGERCTAGSRILVERTIYDEFCEKYAARAKNIVVGDPHDPKTQVGALVHPEHYEKVASYVEIGKSEGRLLAGGGRPEGLPEGNYIAPTVFADVSPDARIFQEEIFGPVVAITPFENDDEALALANNTKYGLAAYIWTQNLTRAHNFSQNVEAGMVWLNSHNVRDLRTPFGGVKASGLGHEGGYRSIDFYTDQQAVHITLGSVHTPKFGA, encoded by the coding sequence ATGACGACCCCTGTAGAAACAGCAGCAAAGCACTACGTTCCCGAGAACCCGCCCACCCACATCCAGCACTACATCAACGGCAAGTTCGTAGATTCCGTGGGCGGGAAGACCTTCGACGTCCTGGACCCTGTCTCCAACCAGAACTACGCCACCGCCGCGGCAGGCCAGAAGGAAGACATCGACCTCGCCGTCGCCGCGGCCCGCGAAGCATTCGTCAACGGCCCGTGGCCCAAGATGAAGCCCCGTGAGCGCGCCCGCGTCCTGAACCGGATCGCTGACGCCGTCGAAGCGCAGGAAGCACGGCTCGCCGAGCTGGAGACCTTCGACACCGGACTGCCCATCACCCAGGCCAAGGGACAGGCGCTGCGTGCGGCGGAGAACTTCCGCTTCTTCGCCGACCTGATCGTGGCCCAGTTCGACGACGCCATGAAGGTCCCCGGCTCCCAGATCAACTACGTGAACCGCAAGCCGATCGGCGTCGCCGGGCTCATCACCCCGTGGAACACCCCGTTCATGCTGGAATCCTGGAAGCTGGCCCCCGCCTTGGCGACCGGCAACACCGTGGTCCTCAAGCCGGCCGAATTCACCCCGCTGTCCGCATCGCTGTGGGCCACCATCTTCAAGGAGGCTGGCCTGCCTGACGGCGTATTCAACCTGGTCAACGGCCTGGGTGAGGAAGCCGGCGACGCGCTGGTCAAGCACCCTGACGTCCCGCTGATCTCGTTCACCGGCGAGACCACCACGGGCCAGACCATTTTCCGCAACGCCGCCGCCAACCTCAAGGGCCTCTCCATGGAGCTCGGCGGCAAGTCCCCCTGCGTCGTGTTCGCCGACGCCGACCTGGACGCCGCGATCGACTCCGCACTGTTCGGCGTCTTCTCCCTCAACGGCGAACGCTGCACCGCCGGCTCCCGCATCCTGGTGGAACGCACCATCTACGACGAGTTCTGCGAGAAGTACGCCGCCCGCGCCAAGAACATCGTGGTCGGCGACCCGCACGACCCCAAGACCCAGGTGGGTGCCCTGGTGCACCCGGAGCACTACGAGAAGGTGGCCTCCTACGTGGAGATCGGCAAGTCCGAAGGCCGGCTGCTGGCCGGCGGCGGACGGCCCGAAGGCCTGCCGGAGGGCAACTACATTGCCCCCACCGTCTTCGCCGACGTCTCCCCCGACGCCCGGATCTTCCAGGAGGAGATCTTCGGTCCCGTCGTCGCCATTACCCCGTTTGAGAACGACGACGAGGCCCTCGCCCTGGCCAACAACACCAAGTACGGCCTGGCGGCCTACATCTGGACCCAGAACCTGACCCGTGCCCACAACTTCTCGCAGAACGTGGAAGCCGGCATGGTGTGGCTGAACAGCCACAACGTCCGCGACCTCCGCACCCCGTTCGGCGGGGTCAAGGCCTCCGGCCTCGGCCACGAGGGCGGCTACCGGTCCATCGATTTCTACACCGACCAGCAGGCCGTGCACATCACGCTCGGCTCTGTCCATACCCCCAAATTCGGCGCCTAA